The sequence CGCTTCCCGGTGGGATGAAGATCGTCTGGCCGAGCGGCTGGCAGCTTCCGCGGTTGCCCGACAGGGTGCCACGATTTGACAACGGCGCGTTTTCGGGAGCTTCGGCCAGCAGTAGCCTGATCAGACAGTGATCGGTCAGGTGAATCAGCGCGGCTCCCGAGCTGGACCAATGTGCATGCTCGACGCGAACCTCAAAGCCCTTGTTGGACAAGCCGGCTTCGGTGGAAAAATTGCCCGCATGGGGGGACTCGTATTCCCGATATTCGATGACATTCATGTCGCTTCCTTCAGCCGTTCTTATTGTTGATGCTGAGCTTTCCTGTCGCTGACTGACATGCCAGATGCAGGTTTACGAAATGAGGACCGTCTCCGAGTGTACTTTCAGATCAAGCTTGGCGAGTGATAGCGTTCGGAGCCAGATTTTGAAATTTTGATGGCCAGGGGCGCCAGCCACTCGCTGCGCCAGCCGCGCTATTCGTGGCGGCAACTGCTGGGCAGCTTCTCAGACGGCGGAGGTTTTACCCAGCTCAATATCGGATTCTCGTTTGTCCCGCAGTCAAAGCTGACCGATGGACAAGGGTGCAGGCTCGGCCTAGTTTTCCATACCGCAACGGCTGAAAAGCCTGCCCGACCCGATTTTGCGGGTAATAGACAACGGAGAGAACCGTGAGTAACACGATCGAGGACAACAAGGCGCTGGTGCGTCGATATGTACAGGCCGTTATCGACGGCGACATGGATACCTTCGAGGCGTTGCAGCATCCGGATGTCAAATGGTGGACGTTGACCCGAGGCGACATGAGCCGCGAAGCGTTCAATACCGCGGTACGCAGCGGCCTGCTAAGTGCCGATAAGCGCTCGGTGGTAATCACCGGATTGACCGCTGAAGGCGATCGCGTCGCCTATGAAGCGCAGGGCGAGATGGTGTTTGCCGACCGCGTCTATCGCAACAGTTACCACAACCTGCTGGTGATCCGCGACGGACTGATCGTCGAAGGCCGCGAATACATGGATACCAAGGCCTCCACCGAGGCGCGCCTTGCATAGCCGGCCATTCTCAAAACTGTAAATCGAACGAAGGCGGCCTGCCTGGCCAAGCGCCGCCCCGTCTGGCGGCGGCTGGTGCAGTCATGCGGTGTTGCGGCGAGCAGGCAACAGCCCCTTGCCCACTGCGCGAACGCCAGTACCGATAGCGCGCCCGTCCCCAGTCATCGCATCAAGTTGCCGGCTCGGTTATTGCGCCATCCGTAACGGTCGCTGTCGCCACTTCCCCAGGAGCCGTGGGAAGGGTGGGGTAACGCCCCAACGTCAAAAGCAGCAACGCACCGATACCAAAACTGACCATGCAGAACATCAGCATCGCGTGGTAGGAGCCGGTTGCCTCGAACAGCGCGCCGAAGAACGCCGGAGCCATGGTGCTGCCGATCGCACCAAAGCTCATCTGAAAGGCGAAAACCCGGCTGTAGTCGCGCAGCCCGAAATAGCGCGCGATCAGATACGACGCAATATCCATTTCGGCGCCGGCGCCCAGCCCGGCGAAGACACAGGCGAGCACCAACAGGGGAACATGTGCGCCAACCGTGCTGAACAAAAGGCAGCCGACGCCGGGAAGCAGCAAGACGAAAAAGGCCACCCCAGGCGCCCACACCCGGTCGATCAGATAGCCGATGAACAGCCGTCCGAAAATCAGCGACACGCCGAACGCACCGAACACCTTGGCCGCCTCGGTTGCTGAAAGGCCGCTGTCCTGCATCATCGGCACAGCGTTGATGATCATGCCCATCATGCCCATGATCGCGAGGAACAACGCGCAGTTGATGACCCAGAAGCGCCGCGAGTGCAACGCCTGGCGAAGCGAGAAGCCCGTCAGTCCGACGTCCGGCTGCGCAGGGAGAGATGATCGTTGTGTCGCCTGTTCCACGGCCCCTCGGGTGCTCAACCAGCGCAACGAAAGCGGCAAGGTCACCAGCAATGGCAACAGCGCCAAGCCCCAGAACCAGGCGCGCCAATCCCAGCGGATGATTGCCCAGCTCAGCAACGAGGGCAGCACCAGGGCGGCCAGGCCCGTGCCACACAGGATGATCGCCAGCGCCAGGCCGCGGTTCTTGTCGAACCAGAGGCAGGTCAGCTGCGTCCAGGTCACGTGTAGCGTGCCCACCCCGGCAAACGCCAGCAGACCAAAGCCCAGATTCAATTGCCACAAGTGGCCGGTGTTGAGGGCCATGGCGAAGTAGGCGAGCGGCAGCGCGATCAGCGAGCAAAGGGTCACGCGACGCGGCCCGTAGCGTTTGTTCAGCCAGCCGGCAACCTGAAAGGCGATGATGGAACTGCCGTACTGAAAGGCCGCCGCCGTCTGGATTTCGCCTCGCGACCAACCAAAGGCCTCCTGTAACGGCAGCACCAGCGTGCCGAACGCATAGATGGGCGCGACGGCGACCGAAGTGGCGATACCCAGCAGCGCCAGAAGCAGCACCCGCCATCCCTGGCGGAACTCTGTCCAGTCGATAGCCAGAAAGGTGTGGGGCTTAGCGGCGGAAACGGCCATGTGGCTTCCTCTTGTTGTTGTTATGGCGATACCCTCAGCCGGGCTTTCAAGCGCCCGGCGGGTCATGTCACAGCGTCAATTCAGCTGCTCAGCGCCTATCTGCGCGGCAGGCTCGATAGCCGGTTGCGGGACATCGTCCTGAGCCAGGGCCAGCCCGGCGAGATAGCCAAAGGTCAGGCTGAGCGTATTGTTCGCGCCGTTGCCCGGCGCGCGGCCCCGCCATAGCGAGTTCATGTCCAGACCCACCGCGTGCAGACCGGGAATCGGCTGGTCGTTCCCGTCCAGCACGCGCGCCTTGCCGTCTATGCGCAGGCCGACCGTGGTGGTGGAATCGCCGGGAAATATCTGCACGGCATAGAACGGCCCTTGCTGAATCGGCCCGAGGCAGGGATTGGGGGTGTGGTTGGGATCGCCCAGAGGCATATCGGCCTTGTCCCGTCCACGCCCGAAGTCATCATCCACACCCCGGGCGGCTTGCTGGTTGAAGCGCGCGACGGTGTCGGCGAGGTTGCCGGGATTGACACCGATACGCGCGGCAAGCGCATCGAGGGTCGGCTCGGTGAGGATATAGCCGGCGGCGATCAGCCCTTTCAGCCCAAAGCCGCCCGGGCGCACCAGGCCCAGGCCGTATTTCTTGATGAACGGGTGGTCGCATACAAGGTGCGCCGGCACAGAGCCGGTGCGGTGCATGGGCTCCACCAGGTTGGTCGCCGCCTCGTTACCGAAACGCCTACCGTCCCGGTTGACCGCAATGCAGCCTGGCTTGCCGCGATCCATATAAAGGTGTGGAAATTTGCGTATTCCGCCGTCGGGCTTCCTCAGCAGCGAGACCACCACCCAGCCGGCATTGCTCAGGTTTTCGCCATCGAAGCGGCCGCCAGCGTTGCGGGCTTGCTGCAAACCGTCACCGGTGTTGCCCTCCGGCACCAGCGACACATGGTGTTCGGCAAACGGAATGTACTGTTTGCGCATGTTCGGATTGGCGGAAAAACCGCCGGTGGCCAGCACGACGCCACGGCGTGTGCGAATTTCCACCGGTTTGCCGTCGCGCTCGACAACCACGCCTTTGATCGCGCCATGCTCGTGGATCAGGCTGCGCATGGGCGTGTCTTTCCACAGCTCCACCCCGGCATCGATCGCCGAGCGCAGCAGCCGGGCAGCCATGGCATTGCCCATGGTCAGCCGCGTACCGCGCGAATAGCTCAGCCGATCCACGCCAAAGCGCACCGCCAACTTGGCGATGTGTTTGAACGAGGTGAACGACGTGGTGACCTTGGCGATGTGCGGCATGTCGCCAATGCCGAACATCATGCCGCCCGGCGCGTTGAATTCAGTCAGCGGGGGCCGTAATTGGTCGAAGTATTCGCCCAGCTCACGACCGTCATATTCCACCGGGCAAAGCAAACGGCCATCGGCGGAAAAGCCCTTGGCCTGCGGATGCCAGTCGGCAAAACCGCGCTGCACGGCGAAACGTACCGAGGTACGCGCGTGCAGGTAATCGACCATGCGCGGCGCGGCATCAAGAAAAGCCCGCAGCAGATCGGTACGCAGTGTCGGCCCCACCACTTCCTGAACGTAAGCGAAGGCTTGCTCTGGATCATCTTTCAAACCGGCCTCGGCCGCCTGGGTATTGCACGGCACCCAGATGCCGCCGCCGGAAAGCGCGGTGGTGCCGCCGAACAGCCCGGTCTTTTCTACCAGCAGTACGTCGAGGCCCTGGGTTGCGGCGACGATCGCGGCCGTCATGCCGCTGCCGCCAGAGCCGACGACGACTACGTCTTTTTCAACCACCGGATTGTCATTCATTCTTGTAGGTTCCGTTGTTTCTGAAACTGATCGAGATGTGGGTGCTGCCCCGTACGCTGGTCAGTCCGACGTCTGCCGGGTCTGTTGATACAGCTCGGCAAAATGCGGCTGACAGCTGTTCTTGCCGCCATTGATCTCGATGCATTCGCCTGTGATGTAGCCGGACTCGTCGGACGCGAGAAAAGCGGTCAGCGCCGCTATGTCTTCAGGCGTGCCGAGGCGTTTGGTCAGGACGTACTTGCTCGCAAAGGCAAGGATCTGCGGGGCCGTCGCCTCCATTGCAGGCGTCACGATGACCCCCGGTGCAATGGCGTTACAGCGCACGCCTTGGCGACCGTATTGCGTCGCGATGTGGCGCGTCATATTGATGATCGCAGCCTTGCTGGTGCCGTAAGCGATTCGCACCAGGTCGCCCTTGGTGCCGGAGCCGGAGGCGGTGTTGATGATCGACCCGCCCCCCGCTTCGATCATGTGGGGAATGGCGAACCGGCAGGCCAGCATGTAGCCGGTCAGGTTCACGTCCAGGGTTTTGCGCCATACCTCCATGGGTATTTCCAGCAGACTGAGGTCCTGGCCGTGAGTCTGCGGGTCGGTGATCGCGGTGTTGTTGTGCAGAATGTCCAGCCGACCGAAGTGCTCGACCGTCTGGGTCACCATCGCCTCGATGCTGTCGGCATCGGCGGCATCGAACCGCAGCGCCAGGCCGTTGCCCTCCAGCGCATCGGCGGCGCGTTGCGCCGTTTCCAGATTGATATCGGCGCACACGACTTTCGCGCCTTCACGCGCCAGGCGCAACGCGGTCGCCGAGCCGATACCACCGCCGCCGCCGGTTACGATTGCCACTTTGCCTGCCAGACGTTGCATCCGTTTATCTCCTGTCATTGTTGTTTTCGGGTGTGGCATGAAGCGCCTCGCGGATCGCAATAGCCGCGCCACGTATCGACGAGGCCATGGCTACGCGCCAGACAAGCCCGGCGATACCAACGCGATCAGCGCTGCGTGTACTTGGACACGATGGCTTCCGGGTTCTGCGTGCTGTTGGACGGTGCCTCCTCCGCAAACTCCAGGCGTCCGGTCAGGAAGTCGTTGAGCACGCCATACATGTTTTTGTTGAAATCGAAGATCGCCAGCTTGGTCGCGTAGGGAATGTCTTTGTCATAGATCTGCACCCCGGCCATGTACACGGTCCGGTACAGATTGCCTTCCTGGTCCCAGGCGTCGTACAGGCCCGCGCCGAAGGTGTCCTCGTCCATGTAATAGCGCCGCTTGCTGTACACGTGGCGCTGGCCAGGCTTGAGCGTCGCCTCCACCACATAGACGCGGTGCAACTCCCAGCGCTCAACCGCCGGGTTAACGTGATTCTTCATGAACTGCTCGGGCGCTTCGATTCCGAAGTACCACTTGTAGGCGTTGTAGGGGATGTACATCTCCTGGCGTCCTATCAGCTTGAAATCGAAGCGATCCTGCTTGCCGGCAAACATTTGCAGCTCGTCGAACAGGGAAATGCCGCCCTGGCTCGCGACCGGCGTGTCATAGGCGAACTCCGGCGCCAACTTGACGCGGCGCTGACCTGGCGAATAGCTCCAGGCGCGACGCGGTTTCTCGGTCGGGTCCAGAAAATCGGAAATACCGGTCATCTCGCCCGCCCGGCGCGCCGGCTCGGTGTTGATCGACCAGGCACGACCGTATACCTCCGGATCACGGTCCTCCAGATGCGTCTGATAGAAAGGAAATTCCTCATAGGCGCGCTGTTGCGCCGTCTTGGTGATGTTGCCGTTGGAGTCGACAACCCAACTGGTGTGCTCGTCCAGGACGCCGGTCGGTCCGTTTTTGTAGCGCAACAGCTGGTTCCACATCATCTCGTTACCAGTCTTGGCGATGGGAAACGGCAGGCCGCCCCGGCAATCGGTTTCAAGCGATAAGCCTCCGTTGAAGGTTTCACATCCGGTGGCGTTGCGAACCGTTGCCTTCAGCACGTTATCCGGATAGGCAGCGGTGCGATGGCTCGGGTACACATCCATGTACCAGGTGTCCGGATATTTTTTCAGCAGGGCTTGCTGCCCCGCGCTCAATTTGTCGGCGTACTGATCCACGTTTTGTGCGGTGATCCGGTACAGCGGTTTTTCATCCCGGAAAGGATCGGTCCAGGCTTTGCCGGGTTCGAAGTCCGCTGGAGCGGTCCGCAAACCGCCTTGGTAGGGCGGAATAGTGCCTTCGGCGTTTCCGGCTTTTATCGCCCCGAACAGGGTGAGCGTATTACCCAGTTTCTGCGCCTCTTCTGGCGAAACCGCAGCGCAGGCAAATGTGGAAATGCCGGTCAAGACAATGCTTAACGCGAATCGGGAAATCATGAGCAGTCTCCGCTTATTGGATTTATATGGAGCCGTAAGACGACGTGATGCATCGCACCTCTAACTTAGCCAATACGCGTTTACATGCCGTTCATACCGTTTCACCCACGGTAAAACGAAAGCGGATATTTAGTGGTGTTAAAACCGGCAGTTGGTCCTAACCTGAAGCCCGTCAGCCGAAACCACGAAGCGCCTGATGTTTTGAAACCGGCGTTACGTTGAATTTAATAAGAACAAACGTTAAAGCCATGCCCATGTTTCCATTTTTCCCTTATTGCAAGCTGGTTCTTCAGGCGTCTGTATCTAAATTCGAACGGGTCCAGGCCTCTGTGTAACCCTCCGTTCAACGACTCAATAACAAGAGATAAAAGATGAAGACTTTTTCCAAGATCCCCGAGCGAGGCGATTTCGCCTATCAAACCCTGGTAGCGCCCTACAAGGTGACCGGCGAGTCGATGCATGGTGGCCGTGGCTTTTTCGGCTTGCAGTTGAGCAAGAGCATGCCGTTCGGCTCGGTTCGTGACGAAGAAGGGCATATCTATTCGTTCACCCGTTCGGTCATGGCGCCAACCGGCACGCCGAACCCGACCAAATTCTTCTATCTGTCCACCCGCATCGACGGCAAGAACATCCGCATGGACCAGGCACGCATGGCGGAACGCGGCGTGACGCCGATTCCGGCGTTGTCGCTGCAAGGCGATACCGTCCGCTGGACCAACCAGCCGGATGACGTCGGCCATCCATGGGAATTGACCGCCAACAGCGAAACCTTCACCTGGAAAGAGGACAACCTATTCCAGCTCGAAGGCCGCCTGCTCGGCAACGGTATGCAGTGGTACTTGCCGGGCGTCGAATGGGGCACCTTTTACGTTTCCCAGATTTGGGATGTCAGCGGCGTCTGCGAAGGGCGTCCGGTCAAGGGCGCGATCCTGCTCGACCAGGTGTACATGGCCGAGGGCGGCGCGATTCACTTCAAGAAAGACCTGGTGGTGAACAACAAGATACACGTGCTGTGGTGGTCGTTTGCCACGGTCTACAAGGACGGCACCTACGATGTCGGCTCGTTCATGGTTGGCCATGACCACCTCGGCTACGCGATTTTCCAGAACGAAAAGGGCGAAGTGCGTACCACCACCGACATCGAATGCGTAACCAAGCACAAGGACGGGAGCTACTTTCTGGAGGCTGCCAAAATCACGCTGGACGGCAGCGAAGAATGGGAATTCCTGCCCGATCCGCGCGGCGAAATGATCGACTTCGTTGGCGGCTTTCCCGTCACTGCACAGCAGGAAGGCCGCTGGCGGCGAGTGGGTGATACTCGCGAGCCGGATCACTGGGTGGCCTGGGGTGAGTCGGACCGGCGCAATGGCGCGGCACGCAATGTCCCCGGCAGCGATATCAACTAATCGTGCGGGCGAAGCCCTGCTGCCATGGCTGATTAAGCGGTACGAGTCAGCGGCTCGATTTGCCCGAAGCGGCGAGCGGGCCCAATGAACCAGGAGCGACTGGTGTTTCGCTGCTCAACCCCTCGGGGGCGAGCAGCTTTTTTTTGCAGCAGTGCCCTGCTTACACACCACACCGACGCCATGTGGCGAAACGCTCCAGGGGCGAATTCGCAAGCAATCGCCCCGAACGCCATCGGGGGGAATGT comes from Stutzerimonas stutzeri and encodes:
- a CDS encoding FAD-dependent oxidoreductase; this encodes MNDNPVVEKDVVVVGSGGSGMTAAIVAATQGLDVLLVEKTGLFGGTTALSGGGIWVPCNTQAAEAGLKDDPEQAFAYVQEVVGPTLRTDLLRAFLDAAPRMVDYLHARTSVRFAVQRGFADWHPQAKGFSADGRLLCPVEYDGRELGEYFDQLRPPLTEFNAPGGMMFGIGDMPHIAKVTTSFTSFKHIAKLAVRFGVDRLSYSRGTRLTMGNAMAARLLRSAIDAGVELWKDTPMRSLIHEHGAIKGVVVERDGKPVEIRTRRGVVLATGGFSANPNMRKQYIPFAEHHVSLVPEGNTGDGLQQARNAGGRFDGENLSNAGWVVVSLLRKPDGGIRKFPHLYMDRGKPGCIAVNRDGRRFGNEAATNLVEPMHRTGSVPAHLVCDHPFIKKYGLGLVRPGGFGLKGLIAAGYILTEPTLDALAARIGVNPGNLADTVARFNQQAARGVDDDFGRGRDKADMPLGDPNHTPNPCLGPIQQGPFYAVQIFPGDSTTTVGLRIDGKARVLDGNDQPIPGLHAVGLDMNSLWRGRAPGNGANNTLSLTFGYLAGLALAQDDVPQPAIEPAAQIGAEQLN
- a CDS encoding nuclear transport factor 2 family protein — its product is MSNTIEDNKALVRRYVQAVIDGDMDTFEALQHPDVKWWTLTRGDMSREAFNTAVRSGLLSADKRSVVITGLTAEGDRVAYEAQGEMVFADRVYRNSYHNLLVIRDGLIVEGREYMDTKASTEARLA
- a CDS encoding DUF1329 domain-containing protein, with the protein product MISRFALSIVLTGISTFACAAVSPEEAQKLGNTLTLFGAIKAGNAEGTIPPYQGGLRTAPADFEPGKAWTDPFRDEKPLYRITAQNVDQYADKLSAGQQALLKKYPDTWYMDVYPSHRTAAYPDNVLKATVRNATGCETFNGGLSLETDCRGGLPFPIAKTGNEMMWNQLLRYKNGPTGVLDEHTSWVVDSNGNITKTAQQRAYEEFPFYQTHLEDRDPEVYGRAWSINTEPARRAGEMTGISDFLDPTEKPRRAWSYSPGQRRVKLAPEFAYDTPVASQGGISLFDELQMFAGKQDRFDFKLIGRQEMYIPYNAYKWYFGIEAPEQFMKNHVNPAVERWELHRVYVVEATLKPGQRHVYSKRRYYMDEDTFGAGLYDAWDQEGNLYRTVYMAGVQIYDKDIPYATKLAIFDFNKNMYGVLNDFLTGRLEFAEEAPSNSTQNPEAIVSKYTQR
- a CDS encoding SDR family NAD(P)-dependent oxidoreductase, whose amino-acid sequence is MQRLAGKVAIVTGGGGGIGSATALRLAREGAKVVCADINLETAQRAADALEGNGLALRFDAADADSIEAMVTQTVEHFGRLDILHNNTAITDPQTHGQDLSLLEIPMEVWRKTLDVNLTGYMLACRFAIPHMIEAGGGSIINTASGSGTKGDLVRIAYGTSKAAIINMTRHIATQYGRQGVRCNAIAPGVIVTPAMEATAPQILAFASKYVLTKRLGTPEDIAALTAFLASDESGYITGECIEINGGKNSCQPHFAELYQQTRQTSD
- a CDS encoding MFS transporter — its product is MAVSAAKPHTFLAIDWTEFRQGWRVLLLALLGIATSVAVAPIYAFGTLVLPLQEAFGWSRGEIQTAAAFQYGSSIIAFQVAGWLNKRYGPRRVTLCSLIALPLAYFAMALNTGHLWQLNLGFGLLAFAGVGTLHVTWTQLTCLWFDKNRGLALAIILCGTGLAALVLPSLLSWAIIRWDWRAWFWGLALLPLLVTLPLSLRWLSTRGAVEQATQRSSLPAQPDVGLTGFSLRQALHSRRFWVINCALFLAIMGMMGMIINAVPMMQDSGLSATEAAKVFGAFGVSLIFGRLFIGYLIDRVWAPGVAFFVLLLPGVGCLLFSTVGAHVPLLVLACVFAGLGAGAEMDIASYLIARYFGLRDYSRVFAFQMSFGAIGSTMAPAFFGALFEATGSYHAMLMFCMVSFGIGALLLLTLGRYPTLPTAPGEVATATVTDGAITEPAT